One Salinimonas marina DNA segment encodes these proteins:
- a CDS encoding CYTH domain-containing protein: MPANTPFMAEIELKFITPRHAVNAFADNVIPALTQLGMQVATAQQMQLQNDYYDTPEHDFQKHKIGFRVRGNDGVFEQTLKTRGKISGGLHERAEYNIDLDEATPDLTLFDASVWPKGFKASAANARLERQFSTNFARTAYDVSYNGSVVEVVLDEGEATTGKAQSPINEIELELKQGEVSAVFAIAEVINSILPVTVSDVSKAAQGYQLLNGVKAHTDPMPDFLPLPPQVSTEQAFTAAAQQALTHWQHHEHLYLQTGSVKMLGEVARSIRLLLQCVSLYLPVLQCPQLLELHSLLMKYTPQWLWQDDLQSLRYLASRKSLFNKCLSRHPSLQSYIQGRKAGLVQAHDPEGLFYSTQSTEIKLCVTRLLHELPWRQEANHYATPAIEHARGWLSQGWQTVQQSMPSARSMAAANYTAVEIVLRQTLWNGYLLADLFNGEKEAFRAPWLDILTGIEELKALTMLETMIEDVEPDNAAELNEWVAQKTRSLLTVMERTRLMGMQGETYW, from the coding sequence GCCGAAATTGAATTAAAATTTATTACTCCGCGCCACGCTGTTAATGCGTTTGCTGACAATGTGATACCCGCGTTAACCCAACTGGGCATGCAAGTGGCCACCGCGCAGCAAATGCAGCTGCAAAACGACTACTATGATACCCCTGAACACGATTTTCAAAAACATAAAATTGGTTTTCGGGTGCGTGGTAACGATGGCGTGTTTGAGCAAACCTTAAAAACCCGGGGCAAAATCAGTGGCGGCTTACATGAGCGGGCTGAATACAACATTGATTTGGATGAAGCCACCCCCGATTTGACCCTCTTTGATGCCAGTGTGTGGCCAAAAGGGTTTAAAGCCAGTGCGGCCAATGCCAGGCTGGAGCGCCAGTTTTCCACCAACTTTGCCCGTACTGCTTATGATGTCAGTTACAACGGTAGTGTGGTCGAAGTAGTGCTGGATGAAGGCGAAGCGACCACCGGTAAAGCCCAATCGCCGATCAATGAGATTGAGCTGGAGCTAAAACAGGGCGAGGTCAGTGCAGTATTCGCCATTGCCGAGGTCATCAACAGCATTTTACCCGTTACCGTATCGGATGTTTCCAAGGCGGCGCAGGGCTACCAGTTGTTAAATGGTGTCAAAGCACATACAGACCCCATGCCCGATTTTTTACCCCTGCCACCGCAGGTCTCTACCGAACAGGCATTTACGGCAGCCGCGCAACAAGCGCTCACCCACTGGCAGCATCATGAACATCTTTATCTGCAAACCGGGTCGGTAAAAATGCTGGGCGAGGTGGCCCGCAGTATCCGGTTATTGCTGCAGTGTGTTTCTTTGTATCTGCCGGTGTTACAGTGCCCTCAGTTATTAGAGCTACATAGCCTGCTGATGAAGTACACGCCCCAGTGGTTGTGGCAGGATGACTTACAATCGCTGCGCTATCTGGCGTCCCGAAAAAGTTTGTTCAATAAATGCCTTAGCCGTCATCCTTCTTTGCAAAGTTACATTCAGGGACGCAAGGCCGGGCTGGTGCAGGCTCATGATCCCGAGGGGCTGTTTTACTCAACCCAATCTACCGAAATCAAACTTTGCGTAACCCGCTTGCTGCATGAGCTGCCCTGGCGCCAAGAAGCCAATCATTATGCCACGCCGGCAATTGAGCATGCTCGCGGCTGGTTGTCTCAGGGCTGGCAAACGGTTCAGCAAAGCATGCCTTCAGCCCGGTCAATGGCAGCGGCCAACTACACAGCGGTAGAAATTGTTTTGCGTCAGACCCTGTGGAATGGCTATTTGCTGGCAGACTTATTTAATGGTGAGAAGGAAGCTTTTCGGGCGCCGTGGCTGGATATTCTGACCGGTATCGAAGAGTTGAAAGCCCTGACCATGCTGGAAACTATGATTGAGGATGTGGAGCCGGATAACGCCGCTGAGCTGAATGAGTGGGTTGCCCAGAAAACCCGTAGCCTGCTGACCGTAATGGAGCGTACCCGCCTAATGGGCATGCAGGGCGAAACCTACTGGTAG